From Streptomyces sp. NBC_00775, one genomic window encodes:
- a CDS encoding sugar ABC transporter substrate-binding protein: protein MAGRKLRNRRISLSAVAVAACATLALTACGSTKDTGASGGGGGGTGKVGVILPLLTSPFWQSYNDYVPKMATSEGVDALKTVNSNSDPSQQITDINNQLNQGVKGLVVAPLDSAAIAAGLDQAERKGVPVVAVDVAPEKGKVAMVVRANNVAYGEKACQYLGKQISSGKVVQIMGDLASVNGRERSEAFRTCVRKNYPKLKVLEIPAKWESDTAASKLDTLLNANPDIKGIYMQAGGVYLAPTLQTLKSKGMLKKTGQAGHIAIVSNDGIPQEFDAIRKGEIDATVSQPADAYAKYGMYYIKAAMQGKTFKTGPTDHDSEIVKLPSGILEDQLPAPLVTKDNVDDPKLWGNTVT, encoded by the coding sequence ATGGCCGGCAGAAAACTGCGAAACAGGCGGATCTCCCTCAGTGCGGTGGCTGTGGCCGCCTGCGCGACCCTCGCGCTCACGGCGTGCGGCAGCACCAAGGACACCGGGGCCTCGGGCGGCGGTGGAGGCGGCACCGGCAAGGTCGGGGTGATCCTGCCCCTGCTGACCTCACCGTTCTGGCAGTCGTACAACGACTACGTCCCGAAGATGGCGACGTCCGAGGGCGTGGACGCGCTCAAGACCGTCAACTCCAACAGTGATCCGTCGCAGCAGATCACCGACATCAACAACCAGCTCAACCAGGGTGTGAAGGGCCTGGTCGTGGCTCCCCTGGACAGCGCCGCCATCGCCGCCGGCCTCGACCAGGCCGAGCGCAAGGGCGTCCCCGTGGTCGCCGTCGACGTCGCGCCCGAGAAGGGCAAGGTCGCCATGGTCGTACGCGCCAACAACGTCGCGTACGGCGAGAAGGCCTGTCAGTACCTCGGCAAGCAGATCAGCTCCGGCAAGGTCGTGCAGATCATGGGCGATCTGGCGTCCGTCAACGGCCGTGAGCGTTCCGAGGCGTTCCGCACCTGCGTGCGGAAGAACTACCCGAAGCTGAAGGTCCTGGAGATCCCCGCCAAGTGGGAGTCCGACACCGCGGCCTCCAAGCTGGACACCCTGCTGAACGCCAACCCCGACATCAAGGGCATCTACATGCAGGCGGGCGGCGTCTACCTCGCTCCCACCCTCCAGACCCTCAAGTCCAAGGGCATGCTGAAGAAGACGGGCCAGGCGGGCCACATCGCGATCGTCTCGAACGACGGCATCCCGCAGGAGTTCGACGCCATCCGCAAGGGCGAGATCGACGCCACCGTCTCGCAGCCCGCCGACGCGTACGCCAAGTACGGCATGTACTACATCAAGGCCGCGATGCAGGGAAAGACGTTCAAGACCGGCCCGACCGACCACGACTCCGAGATCGTCAAGCTGCCCAGCGGCATCCTGGAGGACCAGCTGCCCGCGCCGCTGGTGACCAA
- a CDS encoding FadR/GntR family transcriptional regulator: MDESAPQKGTVTQRAIEQITAMIGEGRLEPGQRLPTERDLAAQLGISRSSMREAIRALTVMGVLEARHGSGIYVTQLEAGDLLETFGVVADLSRGPRLVELLEIRRILESTATALAAARISADELAEVEKHLAAMNATDDPEEILAHDLAFHRAIGAAAGNETMAAILEGLSSRTFRARVWRGYQEEGAFERTRREHAAIHRALVARDPEAARAAAAAHVGEVEEWLRTQLKP; this comes from the coding sequence GTGGACGAGTCCGCCCCGCAGAAGGGCACCGTGACACAGCGCGCCATCGAGCAGATCACGGCGATGATCGGCGAGGGCCGTCTCGAGCCGGGCCAGCGGCTGCCGACCGAGCGTGATCTCGCCGCCCAGCTGGGCATCTCCCGCAGCTCGATGCGCGAGGCGATCCGCGCGCTCACGGTCATGGGCGTCCTGGAGGCACGGCACGGATCGGGCATCTACGTCACGCAGTTGGAGGCCGGGGACCTCCTGGAGACCTTCGGTGTGGTGGCCGATCTGTCCCGGGGCCCGCGCCTGGTCGAACTGCTGGAGATCCGCCGGATCCTGGAGTCGACGGCGACCGCGCTCGCCGCCGCCCGCATCTCGGCGGACGAGCTCGCCGAGGTCGAGAAACACCTCGCGGCGATGAACGCGACGGACGATCCGGAGGAGATCCTCGCCCACGACCTGGCCTTCCACCGCGCCATCGGGGCGGCGGCGGGCAACGAGACGATGGCGGCCATCCTGGAGGGCCTCTCCTCACGCACCTTCCGCGCCCGCGTCTGGCGCGGTTACCAGGAGGAGGGCGCCTTCGAGCGCACCCGGCGCGAGCACGCGGCGATCCACCGCGCGCTGGTGGCGCGCGATCCGGAGGCGGCACGGGCGGCGGCGGCCGCGCACGTGGGCGAGGTGGAGGAGTGGCTGCGGACCCAGCTCAAGCCGTAG